A window of the Diabrotica undecimpunctata isolate CICGRU chromosome 1, icDiaUnde3, whole genome shotgun sequence genome harbors these coding sequences:
- the LOC140442527 gene encoding fat-like cadherin-related tumor suppressor homolog produces the protein MMNQCAFVSCLLVIALVYSNLKSVVADGNTNFQFTKHLYNVSIPENSIAKTYATQTPGSDLMGIRLPPDTFYDIRYKIVEGDKDKFFKTEHRIVGDFCFLFIRIKTGNNDVLNRERRDKYNLQVRASAFLKEGKQKVQFTTDTTVAVTVTDTNDLNPLFYPTEYNATVFEDTPVHQSILKVVAEDADLGRNGEIYYSFIEDTEKFMIHPITGIISLTRPLRYNEGSYHELTVYAQDRGASTKSGFGMVSKAKVRIRVQKVNFHAPEIKIRRHPEIVENSNADIYAIVNVADKDSGIHGEIASLEIVDGDPDGHFRIRPTKQPGEYNIEVLKLLDRETAPNGYILQLRAVDKGIPPKESYKSVHVILADFNDNAPVFNKEIYDIKVPESAPVNTPLIRLKVTDADEGKNAQVYLEIVGGNEGGEFSINSETGMLYTAVPLDAENKQFYSLTVSAIDQGNVATRKQSSAKIKIYVEDTNDNDPIFEKAEAVVWIDENMPAGASVTTVHAKDKDRGENAYISYLIANLNKVPFEIDHFSGIIKTTMLLDYESMRREYVLRVRASDWGLPYRRQTEMQLTVKVKDINDNRPQFERVDCFGHVPRNMPIGSEIITLSAIDFDAETLIEYRIVSGNEDGCFSIDATSGTISVSCDLNDIKVGERELNVTATDNTHFADIARVRFKFVNGKRKVSASGKSFSDELEQFDCRDTGVARKLTEILADAEHNNKPSTQEEFPMMPTRYGLNVHSPEFLDFPVQIKVNESVALGTTLIKLRARDRDLGYNGKLLFGISSGDLRSQFCIDMETGELKVIGYLDRERDSLYFLNISVYDLGKPQKSWSRMLPITVLDVNDNPPRFEKTLASFRVTENALNGTAIFRANATDADEGDNAKITYSLVTDTKDFSIDPTNGVLTVSNALDRERQDLYELKIRATDGGGKGPENPPLYSEALVRISIDDINDNPPKFSLQNYLVKIREDVPKGTVVAVISASDPDLGSEGEIVYSLEDSDNEKAFKIDNSSGTIRTTKLLDFEERQVHSLVVYAKDKGNPSLSSEASVTINVVDVNENMHVPQFGDFVLSGKVMENLPVGSFVMQVNATDADPPGGDSTIEYSIRGGDGIGIFSVDNKGESKFIIASQVVSKEFYVDNRCSAILYNIY, from the coding sequence ATGATGAATCAGTGCGCCTTCGTGAGCTGTCTACTGGTTATCGCGCTTGTGTACTCGAACTTAAAATCAGTAGTGGCGGACGGCAATACAAATTTCCAGTTCACTAAACACCTGTACAATGTCAGCATCCCCGAGAACAGTATCGCCAAGACTTACGCCACCCAAACACCCGGATCGGATCTTATGGGAATCCGTCTCCCTCCAGACACGTTCTACGACATCCGATATAAGATAGTAGAGGGGGACAAAGACAAGTTCTTCAAAACGGAGCATAGAATAGTGGGTGACTTTTGTTTCCTGTTCATCAGAATTAAAACAGGGAACAACGACGTACTCAACAGAGAACGCAGAGACAAATATAATCTACAAGTACGAGCATCTGCTTTTCTCAAAGAAGGAAAGCAAAAAGTCCAGTTTACTACAGACACCACCGTTGCAGTTACAGTTACAGACACCAACGATCTTAATCCCCTGTTCTATCCTACAGAATACAACGCCACTGTTTTTGAAGACACCCCAGTTCATCAAAGTATCCTAAAAGTAGTTGCTGAAGATGCAGATCTCGGTAGAAATGGAGAAATCTACTACAGCTTCATTGAAGACACCGAAAAGTTTATGATTCATCCCATAACTGGTATAATATCCCTAACGAGACCATTGAGATATAACGAGGGATCCTATCACGAATTGACTGTATATGCACAAGATCGAGGTGCTTCTACTAAAAGCGGTTTTGGTATGGTTAGTAAAGCCAAAGTAAGAATAAGAGTGCAGAAAGTAAATTTCCATGCCCCAGAGATTAAAATAAGACGACATCCAGAGATTGTTGAAAATTCAAATGCTGATATTTACGCCATCGTTAATGTTGCCGACAAAGATAGTGGAATTCACGGAGAAATCGCCAGTTTGGAGATAGTTGATGGAGATCCAGATGGACATTTCAGAATACGACCGACGAAACAGCCAGGCGAATATAATATAGAAGTTTTAAAGTTACTTGATAGAGAAACTGCTCCAAATGGATACATTTTGCAATTAAGAGCTGTAGATAAAGGAATTCCTCCAAAAGAAAGCTACAAATCTGTTCATGTTATTCTTGCCGATTTTAACGACAATGCTCCAGTATTCAATAAAGAAATTTACGACATTAAAGTCCCAGAATCAGCCCCCGTAAACACACCTCTGATTAGACTGAAGGTAACCGACGCCGACGAAGGAAAGAATGCGCAAGTTTATCTAGAGATTGTAGGAGGTAACGAGGGCGGAGAATTCAGCATAAATTCTGAGACTGGAATGCTTTACACGGCAGTGCCTTTGGACGCagaaaacaaacaattttatagCCTCACCGTCTCTGCAATTGACCAAGGGAACGTAGCCACACGGAAACAGTCCTCAGCGAAAATAAAAATCTACGTGGAAGATACGAACGATAATGATCCAATATTCGAAAAAGCTGAGGCCGTAGTCTGGATAGATGAAAATATGCCAGCAGGTGCTTCGGTTACGACAGTGCATGCCAAAGATAAGGACAGAGGGGAGAATGCTTATATTTCTTATCTTATCGCTAATCTGAACAAAGTCCCGTTTGAAATCGACCATTTTTCTGGGATAATTAAAACTACGATGCTACTAGATTATGAGAGCATGCGAAGGGAATATGTGTTGCGCGTACGAGCGTCCGACTGGGGACTTCCTTATCGACGACAAACCGAGATGCAGCTTACCGTAAAAGTGAAAGATATTAATGACAATAGACCACAATTCGAACGAGTTGATTGCTTCGGTCACGTCCCTCGTAACATGCCTATCGGCTCAGAAATAATAACTCTTTCTGCTATCGATTTCGACGCCGAAACTCTGATAGAATACCGAATCGTTTCCGGCAACGAAGACGGATGCTTTTCCATCGACGCTACTTCGGGCACTATCAGCGTAAGCTGCGACCTCAACGATATCAAAGTAGGCGAAAGAGAGCTGAACGTTACGGCAACAGATAACACCCATTTCGCCGATATAGCCAGGGTCCGTTTCAAGTTCGTCAACGGTAAAAGAAAAGTGTCGGCAAGCGGGAAATCTTTCAGTGACGAGCTAGAACAATTCGACTGCAGGGACACCGGAGTGGCCCGAAAATTAACCGAGATTCTTGCGGATGCCGAGCATAATAACAAGCCTTCGACGCAGGAGGAATTCCCAATGATGCCGACTCGCTACGGCCTGAATGTGCACTCTCCCGAATTCTTAGATTTCCCCGTTCAAATTAAGGTGAACGAATCTGTTGCTCTTGGCACCACCTTAATTAAGTTACGCGCTCGAGACCGAGATTTGGGATACAACGGCAAACTACTTTTCGGGATATCCAGCGGAGATTTGCGATCGCAGTTCTGCATCGACATGGAAACTGGAGAACTAAAAGTAATCGGATACTTAGATAGAGAACGAGACAGTTTATACTTCTTAAATATTTCTGTGTACGATCTGGGAAAACCGCAAAAATCGTGGTCGAGGATGCTGCCTATAACCGTACTCGATGTTAATGACAATCCTCCCCGGTTCGAGAAAACTTTGGCAAGCTTTAGAGTTACCGAAAATGCCTTAAATGGAACAGCTATATTCAGAGCCAATGCTACAGATGCCGATGAAGGTGACAACGCTAAAATTACCTACTCTTTAGTTACAGACACCAAAGACTTTTCAATAGACCCAACTAACGGTGTCCTCACAGTTTCTAACGCTCTTGATAGAGAACGACAAGACTTATACGAACTAAAAATTAGAGCTACCGATGGTGGCGGTAAAGGGCCAGAGAATCCCCCTCTCTACTCCGAAGCTTTAGTGAGAATATCTATTGATGACATCAACGACAATCCTCCTAAATTTAGCTTACAAAATTATCTTGTTAAGATACGAGAAGATGTGCCAAAAGGAACAGTGGTGGCGGTTATATCGGCTTCAGATCCAGATCTCGGCAGTGAAGGAGAGATCGTTTATTCCTTGGAAGACAGTGATAACGAAAAGGCGTTTAAGATCGACAACTCCTCCGGTACGATACGTACTACCAAGCTTTTGGACTTCGAGGAACGTCAAGTGCATAGTTTGGTGGTCTACGCTAAAGATAAGGGCAATCCTTCGCTTTCGTCTGAAGCCAGTGTCACGATAAACGTGGTGGACGTGAACGAGAACATGCACGTGCCGCAGTTCGGAGACTTTGTGTTGTCGGGAAAAGTGATGGAAAATTTGCCAGTAGGCAGCTTTGTGATGCAAGTGAATGCTACCGATGCCGATCCCCCCGGTGGCGATAGCACCATTGAATACTCCATTAGAGGTGGCGATGGAATAGGGATTTTCTCAGTAGACAACAAAGGTGAGTCTAAATTTATTATTGCGAGTCAGGTCGTATCAAAGGAGTTTTATGTTGATAATAGATGTTCGGCAATTCTTTATAATATCTATTGA